Proteins from a single region of Pangasianodon hypophthalmus isolate fPanHyp1 chromosome 7, fPanHyp1.pri, whole genome shotgun sequence:
- the si:ch211-175m2.5 gene encoding uncharacterized protein si:ch211-175m2.5 — MLCRGVMRAVRPSAVGLLSSLTLKESRVCHRTPVSVCHYSSSEEEKISRYPVPYKKNLPYDIVELMEEVEMKGGFLPNVFKVLAHRPAEFRAFFAYYNLLMNKETGGLSKADRELIVVATSAHNNCLYCVVSHSALHRIYSKKPTLADQVAVNYKVAELTARERAMLDFALTVCRSDTVTDEHFSSLEAHGFDREDIWDIAAIAAFFALSNRMAHLTDMRPNTEFYNMGRVPRDKRPPGTENDRPE; from the exons TCCAGTCTTACGCTGAAGGAGAGCAGGGTGTGTCACAGGACACCAGTCAGCGTCTGCCACTACAGCAGCAGCGAAGAGGAGAAAATCAGCCGCTATCCTGTGCCTTACAAGAAAAACCTGCCCTATGACATTGTGGAGCTGATGGAGGAGGTTGAGATGAAG GGTGGCTTCCTGCCAAACGTGTTCAAGGTCCTTGCTCATCGACCCGCCGAGTTCCGAGCTTTCTTTGCTTATTATAATTTGCTCATGAACAAAGAGACTG GAGGTTTGTCAAAGGCAGATCGGGAGTTGATTGTGGTGGCAACCAGCGCCCATAATAACTGCCTGTACTGCGTCGTATCGCACAGCGCACTACACCGTATCTACTCTAAGAAGCCCACGCTAGCGGATCAG GTGGCAGTGAATTATAAAGTCGCAGAGCTTACTGCCCGGGAGCGAGCCATGCTGGACTTTGCCCTGACTGTGTGTCGCAGTGACACAGTGACAGACGAGCACTTCAGCTCACTAGAGGCTCACGGATTTGATCGCGAGGATATCTGGGACATCGCTGCCATCGCCGCCTTCTTTGCCCTGTCCAACCGCATGGCCCACCTCACAGACATGAGACCCAACACAGAGTTCTACAACATGGGCAGAGTGCCTCGAGACAAACGTCCACCAGGCACGGAGAACGACAGGCCAGAGTAG